One genomic segment of Clostridium saccharoperbutylacetonicum N1-4(HMT) includes these proteins:
- a CDS encoding phosphoribosylanthranilate isomerase encodes MIKIKICGITNETEIEYLNILKPDYVGFLFTKSKRQIDVNKAKILINLLNKDIKTVGVFKDNPIDEILKVIKEINLNAIQLHGEENENYISSLKGSLNKQIEIWKALSINNIEEIENYNLKNNNREDKLVDNFLIDGSNPGSGETFSLEKIKNYFGKQSLKNTNNKKNNFILAGGLSPENIVERIEKANPIGIDVSSGVEIVDDNEKQTKSFDKMKDLIEKVRALND; translated from the coding sequence ATGATTAAAATTAAAATATGTGGAATAACTAATGAAACAGAAATAGAATATTTAAATATTTTAAAACCAGATTATGTAGGTTTTTTATTTACAAAGAGTAAGAGACAAATTGATGTAAATAAGGCCAAAATATTAATTAATTTATTAAATAAAGATATTAAAACAGTTGGAGTATTTAAAGATAATCCAATTGATGAGATTTTAAAAGTTATTAAAGAGATAAATCTCAATGCTATTCAACTTCATGGAGAAGAAAATGAAAATTATATAAGCAGCCTAAAAGGTAGCTTGAATAAACAAATTGAAATCTGGAAAGCATTATCAATAAATAATATAGAAGAAATTGAAAATTACAATTTAAAAAATAATAATAGAGAAGATAAATTAGTTGATAATTTTCTTATTGATGGTTCTAATCCAGGAAGCGGGGAAACATTTTCTTTAGAAAAAATTAAAAATTACTTTGGAAAACAATCCTTGAAAAATACTAATAACAAAAAGAATAATTTCATTTTAGCAGGAGGATTATCTCCGGAAAATATAGTCGAAAGAATTGAAAAAGCTAATCCTATTGGTATAGATGTTTCCTCTGGAGTTGAGATTGTAGATGATAATGAAAAACAAACGAAATCTTTTGATAAAATGAAAGATCTTATTGAAAAGGTCAGAGCTTTAAATGATTAA